The Clostridium sporogenes genome contains a region encoding:
- a CDS encoding M42 family metallopeptidase, which yields MDYHKKLILNYLKNILTIPSPTGFTNHITDYIKKELDTIGIQYKITNKGSIIVTLEGEDKSFERTLSAHMDTLGAMVKNINDNGTLSLIPLGGFMMNSIEGENCSIHTLNDEVYSGTIQTIKPSVHIHGKEAYDLKRSPENMEVILDEKVFSKKDVENLNINIGDFISFDTRNIFTENGFIKSRHLDDKASLAILLYAIKYIHVNNLPLSCTTNFLFSNYEEVGHGASYIPKNTKEFVAVDMGAPGENQNSSEYSVSICAKDSTGPYDLDFRKNLINICKTSNIPYKIDIYPSYGSDASAALRSGFDIKTALIGPGVYASHAYERTHMDAILATLDLIIKYCVS from the coding sequence ATGGATTATCACAAAAAACTTATATTAAATTATTTAAAAAATATATTAACTATTCCAAGTCCAACAGGTTTTACTAATCATATAACAGATTATATAAAAAAAGAATTAGATACTATTGGTATACAATATAAAATAACAAATAAAGGTTCCATAATAGTTACCTTAGAAGGAGAAGATAAAAGCTTTGAGCGAACCTTATCTGCTCATATGGATACCCTTGGTGCTATGGTTAAAAACATAAATGATAACGGAACATTATCCTTAATCCCATTAGGTGGATTTATGATGAATTCTATTGAAGGTGAAAATTGTAGCATCCACACACTAAATGATGAAGTTTATTCAGGAACAATACAAACTATAAAACCTTCCGTTCACATTCATGGTAAAGAAGCTTATGATTTAAAGCGTTCTCCTGAGAACATGGAAGTAATATTAGATGAAAAAGTATTTTCTAAAAAAGATGTAGAAAATTTAAACATAAACATAGGAGATTTTATTTCCTTTGATACAAGAAATATATTTACTGAAAATGGTTTTATAAAAAGTAGACATTTAGATGATAAAGCATCTCTAGCCATTCTTCTTTATGCTATAAAATATATTCATGTTAATAATTTACCATTATCTTGTACTACTAATTTCTTATTTAGTAACTATGAGGAAGTAGGTCACGGCGCTAGTTACATACCAAAAAATACAAAAGAATTTGTTGCTGTAGATATGGGTGCCCCTGGAGAAAATCAAAACTCCTCTGAATATAGTGTATCCATATGCGCAAAAGATTCTACAGGTCCCTATGATTTAGATTTTAGAAAAAATTTAATTAATATATGTAAAACTAGCAATATCCCTTATAAAATAGATATATATCCTTCTTACGGATCTGATGCCAGTGCTGCTTTAAGATCAGGTTTCGATATAAAAACTGCTTTGATAGGTCCTGGAGTATATGCCTCTCATGCTTATGAAAGAACCCATATGGATGCAATACTAGCCACATTAGATCTAATAATAAAATACTGTGTATCTTAA
- a CDS encoding VanW family protein has product MVKSRKDKRKKKLKPMKIALITLSVAILLILSAFVTYQYNNIKSYNNLIYPGVSVEGIDLSGKTKEEAKKIVQERYWNKLLGKSINVKVKDKTYTLKYSDLKPTNNLDNLLKDAEAYGKNLIIFKRYSLIKNKTPKNYSINFKYDEKVIDSLMSKIEKDVNISPIDASLSLNGGGFGVISHKNGEKLDKDKLKKDLIPKINNDISSDISEKAVMKTVTPRITEDKLQGIGRMIGSYSSHYGSISSPQRANNIATSTSAINGKILMPGDVFSFNGVVGQRTAEKGYQAAPVIVGEKIENGLGGGVCQVSSTLFNAVASCNLESVERSHHTKPVHYVPQGMDATVDYGNIDYKFRNNLQSPVYIEAYTSNGNVVFNLYSK; this is encoded by the coding sequence TTGGTTAAATCAAGAAAAGATAAAAGAAAGAAAAAATTAAAACCAATGAAGATAGCATTAATTACCTTATCAGTTGCAATATTATTGATTTTATCAGCTTTTGTAACATATCAATATAATAATATAAAATCTTATAATAATTTAATTTATCCGGGGGTTTCTGTAGAAGGTATAGATTTATCCGGAAAAACTAAAGAGGAAGCAAAAAAGATTGTACAGGAAAGGTATTGGAATAAATTATTAGGTAAGAGTATTAACGTAAAAGTTAAAGATAAGACCTATACATTAAAGTATTCTGATTTAAAACCTACAAATAATTTAGACAATCTATTGAAAGATGCAGAAGCTTATGGAAAAAATTTAATAATCTTTAAAAGGTATAGTTTGATAAAAAATAAAACTCCTAAAAATTATTCCATAAATTTTAAATATGATGAGAAGGTAATAGACTCATTAATGAGTAAAATAGAAAAGGATGTAAATATAAGTCCTATAGATGCATCCTTATCTTTAAATGGGGGTGGCTTTGGTGTTATATCCCATAAAAATGGAGAAAAATTAGATAAAGATAAATTAAAAAAAGATCTGATTCCTAAAATAAACAATGATATATCTAGTGATATATCAGAAAAAGCTGTAATGAAAACAGTGACGCCTAGAATCACAGAAGACAAGCTACAGGGGATAGGTAGAATGATAGGATCTTATTCAAGTCATTATGGATCTATATCTTCACCTCAAAGGGCAAACAATATAGCTACATCTACAAGTGCTATAAATGGTAAAATATTAATGCCAGGAGATGTGTTTAGTTTTAATGGGGTTGTAGGGCAAAGAACAGCAGAAAAGGGATATCAAGCAGCACCGGTTATAGTAGGTGAAAAAATAGAAAATGGATTAGGTGGGGGAGTATGTCAAGTTTCTTCAACTTTATTCAATGCTGTAGCAAGCTGCAACTTAGAATCTGTAGAAAGATCACACCATACCAAACCAGTGCATTATGTACCACAAGGTATGGATGCCACTGTAGATTATGGAAATATAGATTATAAATTTAGAAATAATTTACAAAGCCCCGTTTATATAGAGGCTTATACAAGCAATGGTAATGTAGTATTTAATCTTTATTCAAAATAA
- a CDS encoding VanW family protein, producing MKSKRAKRILILVFLLMSILFGVFYYIYEEVTEFDSIIYPGVSIEGIDLTAKTKNEAKNIIETKYSKTIVKKNINITWNNKKYNLSFAKLNPTYNIQGTINNAYSYGKNLNIFSKYKIIKSKSVQNYTLKFSYDKKVMDEFIGSIEKDINKEAENAKINVNKGSISIVDDKKGFKLEKDNLKKILYSKMDGKNLKDINEKAPVKTEEAKIKKKQLETVNSNISSYTTNYGSISSPQRANNIEISTKAINGTLLMPGESFSFNNTVGPRTEKRGYQGAPVIIGNKIESGLGGGICQVSGTLYNAILKANINATERVRHTFPSTYVPIGMDATIDYGNIDYKFKNTLKYPIYIEGITDGVNVIFNIYSNSSLKNKTYNISSEIYETVTPKEQYIDDANISLGKTEIVQEAHTGYKVKVYKSTVENDSVVKKELLYTDFYKPVDKIIKRGTKK from the coding sequence GTGAAGAGTAAAAGAGCTAAAAGAATATTAATCCTTGTTTTCTTATTAATGTCAATTTTGTTTGGAGTATTTTATTATATTTATGAAGAAGTGACTGAATTTGATAGTATTATTTATCCTGGAGTTTCTATAGAAGGTATAGACTTAACAGCCAAAACTAAAAATGAAGCTAAAAATATAATAGAAACTAAATACTCAAAAACTATAGTTAAGAAAAATATAAATATAACTTGGAATAATAAAAAATATAATTTATCCTTTGCTAAATTGAATCCTACATATAATATACAAGGAACTATAAATAATGCTTATAGTTATGGAAAAAATTTAAATATATTTAGTAAATATAAAATAATTAAGTCTAAAAGTGTACAAAATTACACATTAAAGTTTTCCTATGATAAAAAAGTTATGGATGAATTTATAGGTTCCATAGAAAAAGATATAAATAAAGAAGCTGAGAACGCTAAAATCAATGTAAATAAAGGTTCAATATCGATAGTTGATGATAAAAAAGGATTTAAATTAGAAAAAGATAATTTGAAAAAAATATTATACTCTAAGATGGATGGTAAAAATTTAAAAGATATAAATGAAAAAGCTCCAGTTAAAACTGAGGAAGCTAAAATAAAAAAGAAACAATTAGAAACAGTAAATTCAAATATATCATCATATACTACTAATTATGGATCCATATCTTCACCACAAAGAGCAAACAACATAGAAATATCAACAAAGGCTATTAATGGAACTTTACTAATGCCTGGTGAAAGTTTTAGTTTTAATAATACTGTAGGACCAAGAACAGAAAAACGAGGATATCAAGGGGCCCCTGTTATCATTGGAAATAAAATAGAATCAGGATTAGGTGGAGGTATCTGTCAAGTATCAGGTACATTATATAATGCTATTTTAAAGGCAAATATAAATGCCACAGAAAGAGTTCGCCATACATTTCCATCTACTTATGTTCCCATAGGAATGGATGCTACAATAGATTATGGTAACATAGATTATAAATTTAAAAACACATTGAAATATCCTATATATATAGAAGGAATAACAGATGGAGTAAATGTAATTTTTAATATATATTCTAATAGTTCTTTAAAAAACAAGACATATAATATAAGTTCTGAAATATATGAAACTGTAACTCCTAAAGAGCAATATATTGATGATGCTAATATTTCATTAGGCAAAACAGAAATAGTGCAGGAAGCTCATACAGGATATAAGGTTAAAGTTTATAAAAGTACAGTAGAAAATGATAGTGTTGTAAAAAAAGAATTGTTATATACTGATTTTTATAAACCTGTGGATAAAATTATAAAAAGAGGAACTAAGAAATAA
- the splB gene encoding spore photoproduct lyase, whose amino-acid sequence MFIPKTVIFEEKALEYDKGKEILKELKNKNIEIKYSKTGRVTGRGERTPNEMYFEGKNTLVIGIRKSLDFQSCKPSAHYQLPLVSGCMGMCEYCYLNTQMGKRPYTKVYVNTEEILNKAEKYSKERLPEITVFEGAATSDPIPVEPYSHSLKDTIEFFGKKPNMKFRFVTKFADVDSLVNLNHNGNTTIRFSINTDNVIKNFEHRTPLVLDRLEAAKKIAKAGYNLGFIIAPVFIYEGWEKDYLELLKNINTMFKGIPVEFEVISHRFTKRAKDNILSVFSNTTLPMVEENRKFKYGQFGYGKYIYKDEELQNIKKFFRDNITKFFGEDNINYII is encoded by the coding sequence ATGTTTATTCCCAAAACAGTTATATTTGAAGAAAAAGCTTTAGAATATGATAAAGGAAAAGAAATTTTAAAAGAATTAAAAAATAAAAACATAGAAATAAAATATTCAAAAACAGGAAGAGTAACAGGAAGAGGAGAGAGAACTCCAAATGAAATGTATTTTGAAGGTAAAAATACATTAGTAATAGGCATAAGAAAGTCTTTAGATTTTCAAAGCTGTAAACCATCAGCTCATTATCAATTGCCTTTAGTGAGTGGATGCATGGGAATGTGCGAATATTGTTATTTAAATACTCAAATGGGAAAAAGACCTTACACAAAAGTTTATGTAAACACAGAAGAGATATTAAATAAGGCTGAAAAATACTCAAAAGAAAGATTACCTGAAATTACGGTGTTTGAAGGGGCTGCTACATCAGATCCTATACCAGTAGAGCCTTATTCACATTCCTTAAAAGATACTATAGAATTTTTTGGTAAAAAGCCAAATATGAAATTTAGATTTGTAACTAAATTTGCAGATGTAGATAGTTTAGTCAACTTAAATCATAATGGAAATACTACTATTAGGTTTAGCATAAATACAGATAATGTAATAAAAAATTTTGAACATAGAACACCTCTAGTTTTAGATAGGTTGGAGGCTGCCAAGAAGATAGCAAAAGCTGGGTATAATTTAGGATTTATTATAGCACCAGTATTTATATATGAAGGTTGGGAAAAAGATTATTTAGAGTTATTAAAAAACATAAATACTATGTTTAAAGGTATTCCCGTAGAATTTGAAGTGATATCCCATAGATTTACTAAAAGGGCTAAGGATAATATATTAAGTGTGTTTTCAAACACAACTTTACCTATGGTAGAAGAGAATAGAAAATTTAAATATGGTCAGTTTGGATATGGAAAGTATATATATAAGGATGAGGAGTTACAGAATATAAAAAAGTTCTTTAGAGACAATATAACAAAATTTTTTGGAGAAGATAACATTAATTATATTATATAG
- the trmL gene encoding tRNA (uridine(34)/cytosine(34)/5-carboxymethylaminomethyluridine(34)-2'-O)-methyltransferase TrmL encodes MSLNIVLFQPEIPQNTGNIARTCVLTNSKLHLIKPLGFSLDEKHLRRAGLDYWKYLDLTIYESYEELREKYKDSNFYFSTTHGNNFYTDVKYSDGDFIVFGRESSGLPDEIRDSDPSKCIRVPMINTTTRSLNLSNTVAIVTYEALRQVGFPDMK; translated from the coding sequence TTGAGTTTAAATATAGTATTATTTCAACCAGAGATACCACAAAATACTGGTAATATAGCAAGGACATGTGTGCTTACCAATTCTAAATTACATCTAATAAAACCTTTAGGATTTAGTTTAGATGAAAAGCACTTAAGAAGAGCAGGATTAGATTATTGGAAATATTTAGATTTAACTATATATGAATCCTATGAGGAATTAAGAGAGAAATACAAAGATTCAAATTTTTATTTTTCAACTACTCATGGCAATAATTTTTACACAGATGTTAAATATAGTGATGGAGATTTCATTGTTTTTGGAAGAGAATCTTCAGGACTACCAGATGAAATAAGAGATAGTGATCCTAGTAAGTGTATAAGAGTTCCAATGATTAATACAACTACTAGGTCTTTAAATTTGTCTAATACTGTAGCTATAGTTACCTATGAAGCTTTAAGACAAGTTGGTTTCCCAGATATGAAATAG
- a CDS encoding DegV family protein encodes MEKIKIITDSTADLPKDIIEKYDIEVIPLFVSFGDKVYKDGIDIKLGQLFTKIEKENVFPQTSQVNPQRFYEHYKKYIDKGYSILSIHLSSKMSGTYQSACLAKDMLDSDNITIIDSNNVTSGLGLLVIKACKLRDEGLSMDEIVKCVKETIPHIKSVLAFETLDYLVKGGRLSKTAGFIGNVLGIKPILAVENGEMVVKDKVRGSKKAIRAIFEYINKLGLKQGEPCILLHVENKDILGTLRENLNRDETDFIECMVGCVVGIYAGPRACGIFFIEDY; translated from the coding sequence ATGGAGAAGATAAAAATCATAACAGATAGCACTGCTGACTTACCTAAGGATATAATAGAAAAGTACGATATAGAGGTAATACCCTTATTTGTAAGTTTTGGCGATAAAGTTTACAAAGATGGTATAGATATAAAATTAGGGCAGTTGTTTACTAAAATAGAAAAGGAAAATGTTTTTCCACAAACTTCTCAAGTAAATCCTCAAAGATTTTATGAACATTATAAGAAATATATAGATAAGGGATACAGCATACTTTCTATACATTTATCCTCTAAAATGAGCGGTACTTATCAATCAGCATGCTTAGCAAAAGATATGTTAGATAGTGATAATATTACAATTATAGATAGTAATAATGTAACATCAGGCTTAGGTCTTTTAGTTATTAAGGCTTGTAAATTAAGAGATGAAGGGCTTTCTATGGATGAAATAGTAAAATGTGTAAAAGAAACTATACCACACATTAAAAGTGTACTAGCCTTTGAAACTTTAGATTATTTAGTAAAGGGTGGAAGGCTTTCAAAAACAGCAGGCTTTATAGGAAATGTATTGGGAATAAAACCAATATTAGCTGTAGAGAATGGGGAAATGGTAGTTAAAGATAAAGTAAGGGGTAGCAAAAAAGCTATAAGAGCTATATTTGAATATATAAATAAATTAGGTTTAAAGCAAGGTGAACCTTGTATTTTATTGCATGTAGAAAATAAGGACATATTAGGAACTTTAAGGGAAAATTTGAATCGGGACGAGACTGATTTTATAGAATGTATGGTAGGTTGTGTAGTAGGAATTTATGCTGGACCGAGGGCTTGCGGTATATTCTTTATAGAAGATTATTAA